The following nucleotide sequence is from Trifolium pratense cultivar HEN17-A07 linkage group LG2, ARS_RC_1.1, whole genome shotgun sequence.
TTACAAAAAACGATTCTTTACCTGAAACCGAGAATCTATGATGAAAAAGTTGAAGTTGAAAAGCGCGTTTGAGTGAAAAGTGATTACTGAATCGTTGTTGTTTGGGTACACTTTATATATGAACAAATTAAGCAACCCAATTACTATTAATTTTGCTAAATTTCAGTTACAATCTTCATCATGAATTCATCATTATCATCAATTTGGAACACAGAGATCTGTTTCAAGGAACACCCAAATCATGCCAGagtttttaagaatttttttaaaaaattgtcatgTGTAAGTAATCATCACTAAAAGTCAAATTATAATGCATTCATTATTCGGAGTATTTTATAATCTCTCTATGTCatagttttatattaaatttaaaatttaattaaatcgtcattcttaaaataaaacaaattcaatatgTATTAAAAAAGGATTAATTATGTAGATTAAACGTTAATAATACGgaattattaattttgaatAATTCAAAATTGACTTTTCGtcaaaaagaaatttgaaaattgaCTAGGTAAATTTCCACAcacataaaattttgaaatttgagtTGATATTTTTCtaagtttgaaaaaataataaatgagcAGAAAATGAAAGATTTGAGTGAGTGATATGATACCTTGTTGTGGATTTTTGATGTGTGGTTGATGAAGTTAGATTTATTATATGATGAAGAAAAATAGTGATATATTAACTATTAAGGTTTATaagtattaagcaaaaaatagaATGAGAAATTATATGAAATGAATAAAAATGGTCCACAAAAATAGTGAAGTAACCGTTGTTTGTtaatgtttgtcatcatcactACTCATTTGAATCGACTAAGACAGTTTTTGACCAATGCAGGCTAAGCAGCCAGCCACCATACTTTGCCGTTTCAAATCAATTGAAATAACtcttttctttataattttctagTCATATAACTctcaaaaatatcataaataaagtcGGGTTACCAAATTAGGACATATGATGTGGATTCTCTATTTtcaatcgatttttttttaagtcaaaaaTCGAACTTCTGACCACAAGTTTAAGGAGACCGAGACCCTTACTTGGTTGTTCCTAACTTCCTGTCCACTTAATTTGATATAGACATTACATTGTATATACGTGAGAATAATTTGAATTCGAAACAGCTCACTTATTTAGCTTAAgggtaaaatttctaattacggtgtcacttgacaaaaaaaataaaattacttagtTTGCTAGAAGGAGTCTTTCAAGAACCcataaaaagtttaaaattaccagaaaataagtcatttaaCACAATGATTGTCCTCCATCTAAATATGACGAACTTTGATATGTCAATCTAAAGTCAATTGATTTTGAATGTACTAAATGAAAGTAAGACCGTTCCACTAATCTCGCAGCCCGACTCATATTATTTCAATATTactattttaacaaaaatatttgaaatgtACAACAAGTTGTTTACACAACTCAAAATGGATAACAAACTTAGATTATAAAATAGATAGTTGTTTGGTTTACAAGACTatttgttatagcttattttagaaaaaaaattacttttttttttataaaaataatcacttttaaatgttttgcatatgtttgttacaaatttttaaaataatccgaagttaaaaataatcagaaaacagctaaaaatgagaagctactacAGTAGcttctaaaataatagttttttttagaggagaaacgaaatgttaaaagaagaaagttattttgtaattaaaaaaaccaCTTTTACATGTTGTATCgaaacaaactaaaaattattttattttaaaaaagtgatttttattatcataaacaaacacaagtaaattcaacttttctattctctaaaaactaatttctaaattattttacatcaaaatcactatttttttaatctggaAGATATCCTAACTCTCTTGATCATTTAGTTCGGCAAATGATACTCTCTTTTTAttaagttttcctacttaaatAAGAAACAACATTAGgcttaaataaacttttattaataaattttaatctagatgaaattaaaatttagggtcttgctaacgagtgcccccggggcactctttaaacattctatttaaagaaactttttattcaaaaagttaaacactacaatttccaatgcgttgactttacgcattcccataaaaattctataaaaaacttactatttaagggcttaaagagtgccccgggggcactatttagcatttgcctaaaatttattaataaaagtttaTTGATAGTGGTCTGGCCCAAAGTTTAACGGACTAGTCCGATTTTGCCCAATTTCTATATGAATAAGAAGAGGAAAATTGCTTTTAAGGCCCCCTGAATTGCTCCTATGCCCCCAAATCGACGAAAATGTTCTTTGAATGCGATTGAAAGATAGGGTCCGAAATAAAGGCCTTAATGGGATCATACAATCCAAAATAGGTCTATTTTGGaaaggttttttttaaaaaaaatttaaaagtttcgGAAGATACGTGCCGAAatctagggatggcaatggtagggtatgggtagggtactatagtacccatccccatacccgcggattgaaaaaatacccgtacccatccccatacccgcgtgggtaacaacttttgcccccgtccccataccctatgggtacctaggtacccatacccgtacccgttacccgcatttttactaaaattaaattgatcaattataaaatatcatataattttaatagaattaaaaaaatttcaaagattttaatattgactaatgaaaattataaacaaaattattactaactttatgttaaagttcatatttatgttaaatattcacattatttttatattgtgttataaataaatatttttattaaaaatatgtaatagtttagtagagttgtattgttttaaattgatttacatatattataatataataatataaataaaataaatacatatatattatgcgggtatggggcgggttgggtactaaggtacccgtacccgcacccatacccgttcatttttgcgggtaattacccatacccgtgcccgtacccaaaatgcgggtttttaccctacccgttgtgggtaatttttgcgggtaccctttgggtatgggtcaaattgccatccctaccgAAATcgctttattttttaaaagtttcacatcttattttgtttattaattatgttcacatttaatttattattgtttttgttttcttttggtcTTGAAACCTATTTTACATATCTAACTTCGAGTAAATAAGTAATTTAGTTCTTGAATTTTTacctattaattaattaattaattaatttcatagTTGGTTTCTTATGGTTTCGATGATAACAATCTCACatcgtaaaagaaaaatatgaaggCACAAGATGAAGACACTTGTAGTATGGTTAAATAATTGTAAATGGTAATGGTCTTtatcattgatttattattttcaacatCTATATAACTTAGAATGCTCAGAAATTCATTTGAACTTAATCACAAATCATTTTATAAGTTAAATATAAGAGTTATGTGAAACAAGCTCTTTTAAACTTTTCTTCCGATTAAATAACCCTTGTGCATAAATTGACGAAAATCGTCGAAAGCTGATAAATAAAAACGATATGAACATAAAAGAGATGTTTTTATAGACAAATATCAGTAAAGTTAgtggttatgttagtttttgGAATCGAACCTAGAACTTCCTCCTCAAAACTCTTTCAATATCCGTAGATCATCAACCGAGCTACCTACGCGGAACATGAACAAAATAGAGTTGTGTTTCAATATACACGTAGCTTTGAAAACTGCTAATAGTTGGAATTCTTTTTGCAGCACATGTTCAATCTCATACAATAAGTTTCTGAGATACAAACTCCCAAGATTATTACACTGGACAACTTTGGAGTACAGAAAATCAATGTATATTACTGAAGACCAAAAACAAGCAAAGCTCCAACAGCACCTAAACCAGCCACAAGTCCAATAATAACTCCAATAGGAGGCAAGCCTCCACCACCAATAGCTCTTCCAGTGTTAACATCATATTCAGCAAATCTCTTCTTTGGTGCTTGACATTGTGGACAACTATATGTATCCGGCTGTAATAGCATACATAAATAATGTTCAAATCACAAAACACTAAATACGACACTAACACGTGTCAGACACCAGATACACtttcaatttgaagtgtcgATGTGTGCTATATAGATCAAGAAGATAATGTATCTTGGCAGttgatttgaaattcaaacatGGATATACTTTTAAGTAACTTTTTACATATATGATGGACTTACCTGTTCATCAAAAGATTTTGGTAAGAAGTATATGTATCCACAGTCAAGACAAATGTGAGTAGCTCTAGCctgcatgattttgattaacCATTGAATCGTGTAAAATAAACATCTTTAGCTTTGATGACGATTAAATACTACTTGGAAAAAAAGGCAGGCAGGAATTAAATTCACGATCGAAAATGAATAACAATTCTTGCCTTTTGAGTCTCGGTCAATTTTCTCCCGAAGCGAGGAGGAGCAGGACGCTTTGGAAGCCTTTTAGTATCTACCTCAACACCTCTTCATAACAAAAACATGATCTCTTAAGTAACTGATAAACAGATTAAGTGCTACGATATATTCTTCACTTTTTGATATCTTATTCTAATTACTTGTGCAAGATACCTTGCAGACCAGTGACAACTTTAAAAGTACCAATTATTTCACATTTGTATAAAAGGTAGTGTTTTAAGGGGAAAATGACCTATGTCCAGGGCTGGCCCCAAATATTTGGAGGCCCTGCTTGAGTATTAAACATGAAATGACAACAATGTTGAGATTCGAACCTAAGACCTTGTATACACAAACATCACAGTCTACCACTAATCTACTGATGCACATTTGATAATTTGTGAACAttgataatatataactattattatagggCTCAAGATGTCGTCGCACATCCAGCAAATGCATTGTGGCTAGGCCCGGCTATGTCAGTAACATAACTGATGCAATTAAAGAAAATGGAACAAAGCTTGATAGCAAAAGGCAAGAAAATACCTGCTAACAACAAAGTAGACAGAATCAGGCTTAGCTTGGATTGCAGTTTTAGTGAATCCAAGCTTATCTGCTGGCCATAATTCATCTCCAAAGAAACTGCTAGTATAAAGAACTTGGTCCCCTGACTTTAACCCTGCTTTTGCGGCATTCCCCCCACCTTCAACAGCCTAAACAAGATAATAACCATCTTCATTAACAAATTGAAATAATTCCCTTCAAAATAGATCTATGAAGCACCGACTCATACAACTGACACTGACACATCGACACCAATAACATTTTGAGAAAGTAAAACATTGGAATGTAACCATATGTATCAGCATCATGTTGGACACTGACACATCACACATGTGAGACACCAGACACATCTGTAATTTGAAGTATCGATAACGTTGAATGCAAGATACTTACTGTTATGACAACAACGCCATTACTCTTTTGGCCTAAAGTGAGACCAAGTGGCTTGTCAACTTCAGCCTCAATTGTCTTTGAAGCTCCAGCAGTTTTTGCAGTGATCTCAAGTCTCCTTCTAGCAATGGAGGAAGAACCATTTTTGTTGACATTTAAGAAGGATCCTGAAATACCCCTTTTGGCTTCATGAAGTGAAAGGCCTAGCAAAGATGTTTTCTGCACTTACAATTGCAAGAGCAAGAACAAAAAGTATTAAAGACACAATTCTAAATTGTAACTAGTAATTAACTAAATCATCGAGTTCAAATGGTTAATAAATtcagttaaaaataaattgttcgGAAGAGTCTGAGTTTAAATTTTCTGActgaaataatattttatttatatctcgacgaactctggattactagAGTCATTCTCTGCTAACCATGCAAAGAAAAGAAGAGTACCTGGCATGGAAGAGTGAGTGTCTTGGAAGGTGTGAGGTGAGAGTTTTTGATGGAATGATTACTCCTTGTGGTGAAGGTGGCAGAGCATGAAGAAGAAGTACCTGCAACCATAGCTGACATGGTTCTTCCTTGCAGTGATCTCTTGTGTGATGATCTGTGGTAGCCACAAGCTTGGTTGAGTTGGTAGTGTTGGGAGagacatatttttatttttaatttcaaaagaTAATATTTTTCTGGTGGATGATATGAAGACACATGACATGAACCTCACCATATGGCCTCAAGCCCTTCTGTTTTGTACAccaaagataataataattttttttactcaaatatTATAAACTTGTTAAACAAAGCTATAATCAATACTATATATCAACACAAATTTTATAcacaaaccaaacaaatatacacctttctattttataaataatatagtaATGTTCTTTATAGATTTGCGTGTATACTTATTTCCTCTTGTATTTATATGATTTCAAATACGTGTTGACCAAATTTGTGTTTAATTAACACAACTCTAATCaatattattttctcaaatataGACATTCGATTACATTATTAGatgtatttaatatattttttttcaaatatatgtCTAATGTAATTAATACtaaaaatttatcttaaaagatgaaaaatcaaaattaaatacaTCTATAGATAAATTACACTGCCAATTTTCTTAATACATGTGATAGCTTATGAAATAAGAGGTATCTAAGTCCTTTTTAGTTCTTACTTGAGTTGTTAATAAATAGTAGAGTTTGTGTTAGTTAGATGCTATTACTTGTTAGACTTAGATTTCacttgtttgtttattttgtgtAGGGTTTAGATGTAGTGAAGCATGGTGTTGTGTTAGAAGACAATTGTGTAAATTAAGGCTTGTGGGAATGATTTAGGAACACAAATTTTAACACTAGACATCGTATAATGTATTGTAACCATAGGGTTTAGAAGTTTTTAAATATCTTTTTCCTCACACCTCGGTTTTTGTGCCATTCTTTGTCCGAATGTCATCAACATTTTCCAATCAAATACAATACCGTTGAAGTTGTCATGTCCggtccttattttttagcagatcaaatgcACCCCAAAAATAAAAGCAACAAGTAAAGTATCGATAATTATCATCTACCCATGACATTTTTATACAATGAAAATCTCAacccttgttttattttaagagCTGCAATTTTAATCTAAAAAGAAAGACTAAATGGTGGATACATCAATTGGACCACCTCATATGAAATATACTCACGGGAGAGTAAGTAGTGTACATAGAGGCACCTTAATTGCAATTAAAAAATCAAGCACAAACAACTACATAGAGGCATTGTGTCAACtaaattttctaataaaaaactaaagcaaattaatattgactatgttaaatagtaatataattataattgccTAGAAAAGAAATAATATCATTACGATTATAATTAGCTTATTTGAGAAGCATATCTTTTGTCCTCCTTAAAAAGCCACACACTCACACACGTAATTATACTGAATATGTACACCCCAATCGATTCTTATAGTGTCACACAAGACACTCCATTCGTGCCATCAAGAAGCTATTTTTTGGGTTGTTTGTGCGCGCGATTGTTGGTGCATGACAATGAGAGTTGTGATTGAATCGAATGACTCAGTTATATAACACaatttttatatagaaaaaaaagttGTCTTTATATTAAATCAGGTTAAATAAGATGacttgaattattattttttaaattgacaCTTATTGCAAAATATCATAAAACATTATATTTAACTTGCAAATGCATGAACACATCTTTtaaatttagttatattttgatGAGATGAACATTATTTACAAAGAGGCACTATGCAAGCTAATTGTCCTTTTAAACTTTCGAAGCCAAGTAAGTGCATTGAGGCACCTTGCAAGAGGCACCTTGCAAGAGACACCTACATAGAGgctaattgttttttaaaattttcaaagaaaaataataatgactactaagaaaaatatatatggtACCAATTTCTTACTTTTTAGTATAAATTCAACCCCATTATAGTGGATTGTTCTATTGTATCTTTGAACATAATAAGCAACCAAGAAATGGAAATGGGTGGTGCATCCATAGTTGATCCCATTCCTCTTCTTACTCCTTACAAGATGGGAAAATTCAATCTATCTCATAGGTATATATGCAAATTTCACACACACTACTATACTTACTATTCCATtctatttcaaattttgatacaTATGCACATCCACTTTTTTACGTCCGCAAGACACTTCATTATTCACgtttaaaaatatgattaatttaGTTGAGTATATGGTTAATTTAATTCACGGCCAAAATTGTAGTTAATACAATTGAATGAATTCATCTCAATTTTTAACGTGAATTGAATCAGTCATTTGAATTAAGCACATTTTTGCCCGTAATTAACTAGATGTTGCGCGTGTATGGAAAATAATATCTACGaaacatttttgttttgaatgttTGGTCTCCTCACCGTTCCGATTTCAGAGTTGTTTTGGCACCGTTGACTAGACAGAGATTCTACCACAATGCTCCTCAACCCCATACTATCCTTTACTACTCTCAGAGGACTTCTCAAGGAGGACTTCTCATAGCTGAATCTTCTGGTGTTTCTGAAACCTCTCTAGGGTACATCTTCATGTTTCTACTTCCtcttttcttcctatttttctGTGTTTTGTATGATAAAAGACTTGTGTATTATAGACTTGACCAAATAGACCGGATACTGGTggttaaaggaaaaaaaaactaattattatCTTTGTGAATCAATGAacttttttaagtaaaaaaatataatttaaagaCATCACATTAGTAGTTGAGTTTGGATTATGATGTGAATGAAGGTATCCAAACACGCCGGGCATTTGGAGAAAAGATCAAGTGGAAACTTGGAAACCCATTGTAGATGCTGTTCATGCCAAAGAAGGTATCTTCTTTTGTCAGATTTGGCATGGAGGAAGGGCTTCTAATTCAGGTTTGTTAATTTGTTCCTCACCAAATCAAAATAGCTATTAACCTATTCTTATTTGCAATTTAGGCCAAAATATCTTAACATGTTTCTATTGGTTCAAACCTATATTAGTTAGTCTGTGATTTCTATGAGTTGTGTCTGTCTTAAGTTAGTCCTTTATAAGTAGCTGATATTGTTCGGGGTTAATTTGCTTATGCTCAACAATTTAACGCATTCATGCAGTCAGAACATCAGTGGTTGTTGGGTCGAGATCAAATGGTCAAGGTTTCaatacaattttgattttttttagataaaagtACCGAGCTTATGACCGCCTCATCGCGATCCAATAACAACGGATATATTGGCTATGTGAATGCATGGGATTGTGACTATAGGCGATCTAGTTGGATCGTTTTATATGCCAATTTATGGGAACAAGAAATTGGACAATAATGTATCTGTCAGTTTATTGACATATTATTTTGAACAGGTTATCAACCAAATGGGCAAGCACCAATATCTTCTACTAACAAGTCACTCAAACCACAAACTCGAAGTAATGGCATCGATATAGCACGGTTCACACCACCAAGGCAGCTTAAGACCGATGAAATTCCTCATATTGTCAATGACTTCAGACTTGCTGCAAGGAATGCTATTCAAGCTGGTTAGAATTGTTCAATCATAATACAATGTTTGTTCTTTAAGGGGTGCATTTTGCAAATCATGTAACATGCTTGTGGTGGTGCACAAATTGCAGGTTTTGATGGTGTTGAGATCCATGGGGCTCATGGCTACCTAATTGAACAATTTATGAAAGATAAAGTGAATGACCGAACTGATAAATATGGTGGAACCCTTGAGAATCGTTGTCGATTTGCTTTGGAAGTTGTTGAAGCCGTTGTGAATGAGATAGGCGCAGAAAGAGTTGGAATTAGACTATCACCTTTCGCAGAATATGGAGAATGCGGAGACTCAAA
It contains:
- the LOC123905989 gene encoding putative 12-oxophytodienoate reductase 11, which gives rise to MEMGGASIVDPIPLLTPYKMGKFNLSHRVVLAPLTRQRFYHNAPQPHTILYYSQRTSQGGLLIAESSGVSETSLGYPNTPGIWRKDQVETWKPIVDAVHAKEGIFFCQIWHGGRASNSGYQPNGQAPISSTNKSLKPQTRSNGIDIARFTPPRQLKTDEIPHIVNDFRLAARNAIQAGFDGVEIHGAHGYLIEQFMKDKVNDRTDKYGGTLENRCRFALEVVEAVVNEIGAERVGIRLSPFAEYGECGDSNPEELGLYMVNALNKFNILYCHMVEPRMKTMTEKFECSHSLLPMRKAFNGTFIVAGGYTRQDGINAIAENRADLVAYGRLFIANPDLPKRFALDAPLNNYNRKTFYTSDPALGYTDYPFLG
- the LOC123905988 gene encoding uncharacterized protein LOC123905988 produces the protein MSAMVAGTSSSCSATFTTRSNHSIKNSHLTPSKTLTLPCQKTSLLGLSLHEAKRGISGSFLNVNKNGSSSIARRRLEITAKTAGASKTIEAEVDKPLGLTLGQKSNGVVVITAVEGGGNAAKAGLKSGDQVLYTSSFFGDELWPADKLGFTKTAIQAKPDSVYFVVSRGVEVDTKRLPKRPAPPRFGRKLTETQKARATHICLDCGYIYFLPKSFDEQPDTYSCPQCQAPKKRFAEYDVNTGRAIGGGGLPPIGVIIGLVAGLGAVGALLVFGLQ